Below is a genomic region from Fibrobacter sp..
AACATGAAAGACAACCGAGAGAACCAAAACCGTAGTAAACGGGATCTCTTTGAATGGCCCATTTCCCATCTGTCCACTTGCCATTGATGCCATCAATAATCACCTGTTTTGTCCAAAGGTGCAGTAAGAAAGCCCAGTTTAACCACACCCGCGTTCTGAACCTCTGAGATAACCCTGATTACAAGTCCATAAGGCACTTTCCGGTCCGCATTGATAAACACAGGCACATCAGAACGCCCTGCGAAAATCTCCCGGAATGTTCTCCTGAAATCCACAAGAGAGACTTTTTCCTGATCTACAAATATTTCATTTCTGTTGTTAATTGACACCTGAATAGTCTGATTGGATTCCACATTTTCCGACTGAGTCTTGGGGAGGTCAACCTGTACCCCCTGAGTCATCATCGGTGCAGTTATCATGAATATGATAAGCAGTGCAAAGACCACATCAATCAGATTAGTCAGGTTTAGGTCGCTTATGGCACGATGCCTGCGTGACTTTCGTTTGCTTCCCATTTTCACATCCGCTGGTTTGACTGTGACTGAGGCCTTGCCTGTTCGGCAAAAAGCAGACTGAATATCTCTTTCTTGATTCTTACAGTCAGGAGATCCTTGAATTCATCCAGATCGTTTTCAACCTTTTCCACCTTGTGATTGAAATAATTGTAAAAGAAAAGAGCCGGAATAGCCACCATAAGACCAGCTATAGTAGTTATCAGTGCCTCTGCAATACCAGGCGCTACCACCGGAAGACTTGCCGAGCCCTGATTACCTATTTCATAAAAGGAATTCATGATACCCCATACTGTTCCCAGAAGTCCCAGAAAAGGCGCTATGGCACTTGTCATTGCCAGCATCAGAACACCCTTATCCAGGGGTGTCAAAAGTGATATAAGAGTACTTTCCAGACGATCTGCAGCCATACTGAACTGATTCTGCAGGAAAAATGACCAGTCCTTTACACCTTTGTGAGAACGGGAATCATCGAGAATACGCTTGTATTCAAATGTACCGGTTTTTGCGAGGTGCCCCATCAGAGACTCTTTAAGTTTACTGTCCAGATTCTCTACCTCAGAGAGTCGGCCAAGAGAATCCCACCTGCGGCGAAACAATCTGTTCCCCTTGTTCACCTTGTTTAGCACATAGAGACGGCTGAAAATAATCGCCCAGGAGACAAAAGATAAAACAATCAGGAGAACTATGATCAATCGTCCCATCCATCCGGAACGGATAATCATGTCAATAACCGGAGTTGCATTCATGCGCAATTTTCCTTTCCATTATCGATTTTCAGGGGATTCCCCGTATACCATATAAATATCAAAATTACTTCCTGAAGGGAAAACAAGTCAAAGCGAATTCCACATTATCCGGAAACGCGGTCTGAACAGAGAAGCAGCAGGATTATTATCCGCTCAGCTACGGATATCTTCAGGAAGATCTTTACCGGAAGCGGCCTCTACGGCCATACGGTCACATCGTTCATTTTCAGGATGTCCCTGATGCCCACGCACCCATTCAAAATGGACTTTATGCTTTGAGAGCAGAGTCAGAAGCCTGTCCCAGAGATCAGGGTTGAGTGCTTTTTCTCCCTTGCCACGCATCCATCCCCTTGACTTCCATTTAACAGCCCACCCCTTTTCGACCGCATTGACAAGGTACTGCGAATCAGTAACGATGGTAACTTCACAGGGCTCTTTCAGGGCTTCCAATCCCTTGATAGCACCCATCAGTTCCATTCTGTTGTTGGTGGTATTCCTGAATCCCCCTTTTAACTCTTTTTCAACACCATTATATCTCAGGATCACCCCATAACCACCCGGCCCGGGATTCCCGGAACAGGCACCATCCGTAAAAATCGTCACACTTTTCATTTCAGTACCTGATAGCCAGAGATACCCCGGCTCTCTGAAAAGTATAGTCCTGTTTAAGGTGTTTCCTTGTAATCAACTGCCATTTTGAGTAACCATAAGAGACATCAAATGAAAATGACGATCCTGAATAACCGATTCCTGCAGTAAACTGGCTTTTGTTTTTACCCACACTGACCCCGCAATCGGACCAGTTGATTTTATCCTTTCCATACTTTACTGCGTAACTGTGAAGATCCACTTCGTCGATCGAGAACCCCGTTCTTACCAACAAAGGCAGAACTACTACCGGCACCTCTATTCCAACTCCGCCACCCACTTTGTAATGCCCTGCCTGGCTGCCTGATGGAATATCCTGAGAGGGGAAAACAAAATCGAATGGAAGTTTTACACGCCCTTCTGCTGTGATTGTAATAAACGGGAGAGTGAGACCCAGGCCGGCTGCTGCGGAATATGAGGAGTACATTTTCCCTTTGTATATTGTATCCAGGTCAGAAAATCTTTCTGTAAAAGCAATAACCTGGGGAATTGAGAACCTCATTCCAGCACTGAATTTGTCTGTCTGGTACAACAGACCACCCCTGAGATCAAATCCCACATACCTTCCTTCCAGCGCCCATTCATAGGAATCAAAGGAAATGCGGTTTGCCGTACTGTAAAAAGAGTAATTCGCATTCTCTTTTCCTGTGATAAGCGAGATTGTTGCTCCTGCAGAAAGTGATGGAGCGACCTGGAGGCCAAAGCCGCCACTCCAGAATCTGAGCCCTCCGGAGGTTTTGAACCGGTTTTCAATTGAAATGTTATCTCCATCTAAAGTATAGGAACCAGAATAATCAGATATGTCATCAAACAGTACCGGACTATAGTAAGCGGCTGCAATAGTGAGTCCACCCCTTGAAGCAGGCACTGAGATCATAAAACCCAGGGTATTAAGCCTGAATCTCCTTATATCCTCACTGGTTTTATCGCCAAAGAATTCTGAAATGCTGCTGAAATCATGTCCGTCAAGCCCAATCTGAAATTCCCGCACAGGTAAAAAGGAAAGCGCAGCAGGATTCCAGTAAAGTGCCGACATATCATTTGACAAAGCCACAACATTACCGGAGAGAGAAAGTGCGCGCACCCCCACTCCCACCTCCTGCATCGGACGGATCACAGCTCCATCATCGGATTCCTGGGCGCCCAGTGGAAGAAACACAGCAAAAATTAATGACAAAACAGGAATATTTTTTTTCATTATTACCAGCTCCTTGGATTTCTTCTGCCAGACCGGGGAGAATCCTGGTTGGAATCTTTTGACGGCTCCGGCTCATAAACCGGAGCAGGTTTTTGCTCAGATTCCTGAACCGGAGGGTTGGAGATTACTTTTTTCTGAGGCTCACTGACGGGTTGTTCCACCTTTTTGGCATTTTCGGGGACCAAAATCCCTGAACTCCTTGCTCGTGGAACAACACTTTTCCCGGGATTAACATTCTCCTGTTTATTCTCCCCTGTTTTCTTTAACT
It encodes:
- the rnhA gene encoding ribonuclease HI codes for the protein MKSVTIFTDGACSGNPGPGGYGVILRYNGVEKELKGGFRNTTNNRMELMGAIKGLEALKEPCEVTIVTDSQYLVNAVEKGWAVKWKSRGWMRGKGEKALNPDLWDRLLTLLSKHKVHFEWVRGHQGHPENERCDRMAVEAASGKDLPEDIRS
- a CDS encoding biopolymer transporter ExbD, coding for MGSKRKSRRHRAISDLNLTNLIDVVFALLIIFMITAPMMTQGVQVDLPKTQSENVESNQTIQVSINNRNEIFVDQEKVSLVDFRRTFREIFAGRSDVPVFINADRKVPYGLVIRVISEVQNAGVVKLGFLTAPLDKTGDY
- a CDS encoding Tol-Pal system subunit TolQ; protein product: MNATPVIDMIIRSGWMGRLIIVLLIVLSFVSWAIIFSRLYVLNKVNKGNRLFRRRWDSLGRLSEVENLDSKLKESLMGHLAKTGTFEYKRILDDSRSHKGVKDWSFFLQNQFSMAADRLESTLISLLTPLDKGVLMLAMTSAIAPFLGLLGTVWGIMNSFYEIGNQGSASLPVVAPGIAEALITTIAGLMVAIPALFFYNYFNHKVEKVENDLDEFKDLLTVRIKKEIFSLLFAEQARPQSQSNQRM